One Faecalispora anaeroviscerum genomic window carries:
- a CDS encoding LysR family transcriptional regulator: MTLRHYRIFLAVCESMNMTAAAENLFLSQSAVSQAIAEMEKHYGVRLFERMSRRLYLTTAGKKLMRYANQIVRTDLEAEDNMKALQKDGSIRVGASVTIGAYVLPKLVSRFQQNRPGTEVFVVEDNTANIEAMLLGGQLDLALVEGDTVSPDLVTIPFLSDELVLICGPMHRLAGRRQIDPEELEQENFIIREKGSGTRKTFEDEMAAKSLTWREGWICNNADTIKLAVQEGLGVSVISHLAVKEECEAGKLCRIDVNHMQFRRWFKAIYHKGKYQTDAMMEMIEICRAERN, translated from the coding sequence ATGACTTTGCGGCATTATAGAATTTTTCTGGCAGTGTGTGAGAGCATGAATATGACGGCAGCGGCGGAAAATCTGTTTCTCTCTCAATCGGCTGTGAGCCAGGCCATTGCAGAAATGGAAAAGCACTATGGTGTCCGCCTATTCGAGCGGATGTCCCGCAGGCTGTACCTGACCACCGCCGGGAAAAAGCTGATGCGCTATGCGAATCAGATTGTCCGGACGGATTTGGAGGCAGAGGATAATATGAAGGCCCTGCAAAAAGATGGCTCGATTCGGGTGGGGGCCAGCGTAACCATCGGGGCCTATGTGCTCCCAAAGCTGGTGTCGCGCTTTCAGCAAAACCGGCCCGGTACAGAGGTGTTCGTAGTGGAGGACAACACCGCGAATATTGAAGCGATGCTGCTAGGGGGGCAGCTCGATCTGGCGCTGGTGGAGGGGGATACGGTTTCCCCCGATCTGGTGACAATTCCCTTTCTCAGCGACGAGCTGGTGCTGATCTGCGGGCCGATGCACCGTTTGGCCGGTCGCAGGCAAATAGACCCTGAGGAGCTGGAGCAGGAAAACTTTATCATCCGTGAAAAGGGCAGCGGAACCCGTAAAACCTTTGAGGACGAGATGGCGGCCAAATCACTCACCTGGCGGGAGGGCTGGATCTGTAACAATGCGGATACGATCAAGCTAGCCGTGCAGGAGGGGTTGGGTGTTTCCGTCATTTCACATCTCGCGGTAAAAGAAGAATGCGAGGCAGGAAAGCTGTGCAGGATCGATGTCAATCATATGCAGTTTCGCAGATGGTTTAAGGCAATTTATCATAAAGGAAAATATCAGACAGATGCCATGATGGAGATGATTGAAATATGCCGGGCGGAGAGAAATTGA
- a CDS encoding DMT family transporter has translation MKKGYLYILITTIFFSTMEIMLKITAGGFHPLQITVLRFSIGALVLLPFALRHLKRKNCRLNSGDLLYLAFTGFCCVVISMVLYQMAVIYSDASIVAILFSCNPVFVMILAALILKEKVYKYSIVSILVSLTGMMVTIDPFHAKGSATGTILSVLAAITFALYSVMGKKHGARYGSVVTTCFSFIFGAVELFILVLLTKTAWFGGFLTNVGLGVFSNTPIFAGITPDLLPNLLYIGVGVTGLGFAFYFMAMEETSAITASLVFFIKPALAPVLAFLILQEPLTSTKIAGIVLILIGSMITFIPGWKRQKAAAGLAAVSKDTVTEEIVSEEAAEEVISKSI, from the coding sequence ATGAAAAAGGGATATTTGTACATTCTGATTACTACTATCTTTTTCAGCACGATGGAGATCATGCTGAAAATTACGGCAGGCGGGTTCCATCCGCTGCAAATTACAGTGCTGCGTTTTTCCATCGGCGCACTGGTGCTGCTGCCCTTTGCACTTCGGCATTTAAAGAGGAAGAATTGCCGGTTGAATTCCGGGGATTTGCTGTATTTGGCTTTTACGGGCTTTTGCTGCGTCGTCATCAGTATGGTTCTGTATCAGATGGCGGTTATCTATTCGGACGCGTCGATCGTTGCAATTCTGTTCAGCTGCAATCCTGTGTTTGTTATGATATTGGCCGCGCTGATTCTGAAAGAAAAAGTTTATAAATATTCGATTGTCTCCATACTTGTCAGCCTTACCGGCATGATGGTGACAATCGATCCCTTTCACGCCAAGGGTTCCGCAACAGGAACCATCCTTTCTGTTCTGGCGGCGATTACCTTTGCGCTGTACAGTGTGATGGGCAAAAAGCACGGCGCCCGTTATGGCAGCGTCGTAACCACTTGCTTCAGCTTTATTTTTGGTGCTGTTGAGCTGTTCATTCTTGTTTTGCTGACAAAAACAGCATGGTTTGGGGGCTTTTTAACCAATGTCGGGTTAGGCGTGTTCTCCAACACTCCTATTTTTGCCGGGATTACTCCAGATCTGCTGCCCAACCTTTTGTATATTGGTGTTGGCGTTACCGGCCTGGGTTTTGCATTTTACTTTATGGCGATGGAAGAAACCTCGGCTATCACCGCTTCGCTTGTCTTTTTCATCAAACCGGCTCTCGCGCCGGTTCTGGCATTCCTGATTCTTCAGGAGCCTCTTACCTCTACAAAGATTGCCGGCATTGTGCTGATTTTGATCGGCTCGATGATCACATTCATTCCCGGCTGGAAACGTCAGAAGGCGGCCGCTGGGCTGGCGGCTGTCTCAAAAGACACCGTAACGGAAGAAATCGTTTCGGAAGAAGCCGCCGAAGAAGTGATCTCGAAATCAATTTAA
- a CDS encoding ClpP family protease — protein MGKHRNQQIENPSPQEDDREELVPAQVGSEKQTDQITENGSVLAGDPDHMIHCLTIIGQVEGHYILPSQNKTTKYEHVIPQLVAIEEEPKVHGLLIILNTVGGDVEAGLAIAELMAGMKKPTVSLVLGGGHSIGVPLAVAAKHSFIAQSASMTIHPVRMSGLVLGVPQTLEYFQRMQERITRFVTQNSKMSPERFYELSMNTQELVMDVGTVLTGSDAVEEGLIDSVGTLSDAIDCLRNMIDENRAKEKKTKPRSNRKNTKTVRDTKE, from the coding sequence ATGGGTAAACACCGCAATCAGCAGATCGAAAATCCATCCCCGCAAGAGGATGACAGAGAAGAACTGGTACCCGCGCAGGTTGGCAGTGAAAAACAAACGGATCAAATTACGGAGAACGGTTCCGTTTTGGCAGGAGACCCCGATCACATGATTCACTGCCTGACTATTATTGGTCAGGTGGAGGGTCATTATATTTTGCCGTCGCAGAATAAGACTACAAAATATGAGCATGTGATCCCGCAGCTGGTAGCCATTGAAGAGGAGCCGAAGGTCCACGGGCTTCTGATTATTCTAAATACAGTGGGCGGCGATGTGGAAGCTGGTCTGGCCATCGCAGAGCTGATGGCCGGAATGAAAAAGCCGACGGTTTCGCTTGTTTTGGGCGGCGGACATTCCATCGGTGTGCCGCTGGCGGTTGCCGCAAAGCATTCTTTTATCGCGCAGTCCGCGTCGATGACGATTCATCCGGTTCGCATGAGCGGTCTGGTGCTGGGTGTCCCCCAAACACTGGAGTATTTTCAGCGGATGCAGGAGAGGATCACGCGGTTTGTCACGCAGAATTCCAAAATGTCGCCGGAGCGCTTCTATGAGCTTTCGATGAATACGCAGGAGCTTGTGATGGATGTGGGGACGGTGCTTACCGGATCCGACGCTGTGGAGGAAGGATTAATCGACTCTGTGGGCACGCTTTCAGACGCGATCGATTGCCTGCGGAATATGATTGATGAAAATCGCGCTAAGGAAAAAAAGACGAAACCACGTTCCAACAGAAAAAATACAAAAACGGTACGGGACACGAAAGAATAA
- a CDS encoding undecaprenyl-diphosphate phosphatase — protein sequence MSILQAIIQGIVQGATEFLPVSSSGHLSLAQHFMGVKVDSLLFDVMLHIGTLLAVLIVYRDLILRLIVALIRLVRDIFTGKFHWSRMSADRRLLVMLVIGLLPLFLLFLPVPGTGHRIKDYADLWATDRDIVVEGCALVVTSILLTLGIFATKRQRGRGRAGAISGRRSFDVPDAIAVGFAQCVAAVFPGLSRSGSTLSAGLMRGISRQTALDYSFVIGIPAIMAAAALELKDALSEPMTVGIAPILAGVIAAAIVGFLAIKLLRWMVASDKLAVFVWYTLILGIVTIAIGVFEHQTGQTVTFF from the coding sequence TTGAGTATTCTGCAAGCAATTATTCAGGGAATCGTTCAGGGTGCCACAGAATTTCTGCCGGTTTCCAGCAGTGGGCATCTTTCACTGGCACAGCACTTTATGGGTGTGAAGGTTGACAGCCTTTTATTTGATGTGATGCTTCACATTGGTACGTTGCTGGCCGTTCTGATCGTTTACCGCGATTTGATTTTGCGCCTGATTGTGGCTCTGATTCGTCTGGTGCGGGATATTTTCACCGGAAAATTCCACTGGTCGCGCATGAGCGCTGACCGTCGGCTGCTGGTGATGCTGGTGATTGGTCTGCTGCCGTTGTTTCTCCTATTCCTGCCTGTTCCGGGTACGGGGCATCGAATCAAGGATTATGCCGACCTGTGGGCTACGGATCGGGATATCGTAGTGGAAGGCTGCGCGCTGGTCGTGACTTCCATTTTGCTGACGCTGGGCATTTTTGCGACAAAGCGTCAGCGGGGCCGGGGCAGAGCGGGGGCTATATCCGGAAGAAGGAGCTTTGATGTGCCGGATGCGATAGCGGTTGGTTTTGCACAGTGTGTAGCGGCGGTATTCCCCGGGTTATCCCGTTCCGGTTCCACGCTTTCTGCCGGATTAATGCGCGGAATCAGCCGCCAAACGGCTCTGGATTATTCCTTTGTCATTGGGATTCCGGCTATTATGGCAGCGGCTGCTCTGGAGCTAAAGGACGCACTGAGCGAGCCGATGACCGTTGGAATTGCGCCAATTCTAGCGGGAGTTATCGCAGCCGCGATCGTTGGCTTTTTGGCGATTAAGCTGCTGCGCTGGATGGTAGCCTCCGATAAGCTGGCTGTTTTTGTATGGTATACGTTGATTTTGGGTATTGTGACCATCGCGATCGGTGTATTTGAACACCAGACCGGGCAGACGGTTACCTTCTTTTAA
- a CDS encoding FtsK/SpoIIIE family DNA translocase, with the protein MAKQKSIQKEPSQVKKQAKRPPAASRRQGASAASGAKRSESKPRTERELEVLRHRNQMTAVVIFAVAVLMAFLVLVKGDHVWNWAHNVLLGLFGNCAILWPILLLYIAIITAVERVSDNMRLKVWMISGIIIMVCATVYIFGPETAVIQKETYFTHLKELYVQGVGQRGAGLISGLIGVLFVSVLGSVGSKIVIILLLFVMIMLLTGTSLIQLFKTVTKPVDMVAENIDAVRERHALEKGRSRDPNIDIALDADELPAHPVKSDRTPADPPEKSEKLEHLEKIFNFTGGASQEKEEEKPQVPQPSVPASAPVASTIPVPAPTASVAPVPSASQDAFGSAAAAAALLQKAAMLQTAARETAVRAAEPAPQPEGYHFPPLSMLEYSAGANQEDITAELQSNGNMLVGTLKSFGVQTKIVDISRGPAVTRYELQPAPGVKISKITNLSDDIAMNLAAAGVRIEAPIPGKAAVGIEVPNKNVNVVRMRDLVESNAFVSAKSKLTVALGRDIAGAVAVTDLSKMPHLLIAGSTGSGKSVCINSLIVSLLYKSTPDEVRFLMVDPKVVELGIYNGIPHLLVPVVTDPRKAAGALGWAVTEMLKRYKIFAENNVRDLASYNKLAKSKNNQDEEGNPMPHLPQIVIIIDELADLMMAAPNEVEDSICRLAQMARAAGMHLVIATQRPSVDVITGIIKANIPSRIAFAVSSQIDSRTILDMGGAEKLLGRGDMLFSPVGSQKPIRIQGCFVSDSEIESVVTYVKKVQDSGYDQSVIEEIERNAVAEKDVSGGNGSDAETTDPMMNEAIKCVVEAGQASTSLLQRRLRLGYARAGRLIDEMEQLGVVGPHEGSKPRQVLLTRQQYLEMTMQQADCNNE; encoded by the coding sequence GTGGCAAAACAAAAATCAATTCAAAAGGAACCCTCGCAGGTAAAGAAGCAGGCCAAACGCCCGCCTGCGGCGAGTCGGCGCCAAGGCGCTTCCGCGGCGTCGGGTGCGAAACGCTCTGAATCGAAGCCCAGAACGGAACGGGAGCTGGAGGTTTTGCGCCACCGCAATCAGATGACCGCAGTGGTGATTTTCGCTGTGGCCGTACTGATGGCGTTTCTGGTGCTTGTAAAGGGCGACCATGTATGGAATTGGGCGCATAACGTGCTTCTGGGGCTGTTCGGCAACTGTGCCATTCTGTGGCCAATCCTGCTTCTGTACATAGCAATTATTACAGCGGTAGAGCGCGTCAGTGATAATATGCGCCTTAAGGTGTGGATGATTTCCGGTATTATTATTATGGTCTGCGCAACCGTTTATATCTTCGGGCCGGAAACAGCCGTGATTCAGAAGGAAACATATTTTACGCACCTGAAAGAGCTGTATGTGCAGGGTGTCGGTCAGCGAGGGGCCGGGCTGATCAGCGGGTTGATCGGGGTGCTCTTCGTTTCTGTTTTGGGATCCGTTGGCTCGAAGATCGTCATTATTCTGCTGCTGTTTGTAATGATTATGCTGCTGACGGGTACCAGCCTGATTCAGCTTTTTAAGACTGTTACCAAGCCGGTGGATATGGTGGCGGAAAATATCGATGCTGTTCGTGAGCGCCACGCGCTGGAAAAAGGAAGATCACGGGATCCGAACATTGATATTGCTCTGGATGCGGACGAGCTGCCCGCACACCCGGTAAAATCAGACCGCACGCCGGCAGATCCTCCAGAAAAGAGTGAAAAGCTGGAGCATCTCGAGAAAATCTTTAATTTTACCGGCGGAGCTTCGCAGGAAAAAGAGGAAGAAAAGCCGCAGGTTCCGCAGCCCTCCGTACCGGCTTCGGCTCCGGTTGCAAGCACTATACCTGTACCCGCACCGACGGCCTCCGTCGCTCCTGTTCCTTCGGCATCGCAGGATGCTTTTGGCTCCGCGGCGGCCGCGGCGGCTCTCTTGCAGAAAGCTGCCATGCTGCAAACTGCCGCTCGTGAAACAGCAGTTCGGGCGGCAGAGCCTGCTCCGCAGCCGGAAGGGTATCATTTCCCGCCGCTTTCGATGCTGGAATATTCCGCCGGAGCAAATCAGGAGGATATTACCGCAGAGCTTCAGAGCAACGGCAATATGCTAGTCGGCACCCTGAAAAGCTTTGGGGTACAAACAAAAATAGTCGACATCAGCCGCGGCCCCGCTGTAACACGGTATGAACTTCAGCCGGCGCCCGGTGTGAAGATCAGCAAAATTACCAACCTCAGCGACGACATCGCCATGAACCTTGCGGCGGCAGGCGTGCGTATTGAAGCGCCAATCCCCGGTAAGGCGGCTGTGGGCATTGAAGTACCGAATAAAAATGTCAATGTGGTTCGTATGCGTGATCTGGTGGAATCGAATGCGTTTGTATCTGCAAAAAGCAAGCTGACCGTTGCCTTAGGGCGCGACATTGCCGGTGCGGTAGCGGTTACTGATCTGTCGAAGATGCCGCATCTGCTGATTGCCGGTTCCACGGGTTCCGGTAAGTCGGTGTGTATCAACTCGTTGATCGTCAGCCTGCTGTATAAGTCCACTCCGGACGAGGTGCGTTTTCTGATGGTTGACCCAAAGGTAGTGGAGCTTGGCATTTATAACGGGATTCCGCATCTGCTGGTGCCTGTGGTGACCGATCCCCGCAAGGCGGCCGGTGCGCTGGGCTGGGCAGTAACAGAAATGCTCAAGCGCTACAAAATCTTTGCGGAAAACAACGTGCGCGACCTTGCTTCTTATAATAAGCTTGCGAAAAGCAAAAATAATCAGGATGAAGAAGGCAATCCCATGCCGCATCTGCCGCAGATCGTCATCATTATTGATGAGTTGGCGGATTTGATGATGGCGGCGCCGAATGAGGTGGAGGATTCCATCTGCCGTTTGGCGCAGATGGCCCGCGCAGCTGGTATGCATCTGGTGATTGCTACACAGCGTCCCTCCGTAGACGTTATCACGGGTATCATCAAGGCCAACATCCCGAGCCGAATCGCTTTTGCGGTTTCCTCCCAGATCGATTCTCGCACTATTTTGGATATGGGCGGCGCTGAAAAGCTGCTGGGGCGCGGCGATATGCTGTTTTCCCCCGTTGGCTCGCAAAAGCCGATCCGTATTCAGGGCTGTTTTGTCAGCGACAGCGAAATCGAATCTGTCGTCACCTACGTGAAGAAGGTGCAGGATTCCGGCTATGATCAGTCGGTTATCGAAGAAATCGAGCGCAACGCTGTGGCGGAAAAGGACGTTTCTGGCGGGAATGGTTCGGATGCTGAAACGACAGACCCCATGATGAACGAAGCAATCAAATGCGTGGTCGAAGCCGGACAGGCTTCTACCTCTTTGCTCCAGCGCCGGCTGCGTCTGGGCTATGCCCGAGCGGGTCGATTGATCGACGAAATGGAGCAGCTTGGGGTAGTAGGCCCCCACGAGGGCTCAAAGCCGCGTCAGGTTCTTTTGACCCGCCAGCAATACCTTGAAATGACCATGCAGCAGGCGGATTGTAACAACGAATAA
- a CDS encoding ComEC/Rec2 family competence protein, protein MKPQTTIGESRKKHLFLTGLAVFLLCLGLLPAFLPGGYSAWWRQVYSATGLSDFSSIADDFPMSMHVLEVGKADSILVECQGKYLLVDGGTPDQSEKVNRYLARRGVTTLDYVINTHPDSDHIGGLGGVVKEFSVGRYFMPQLPAKLIPSDFAYSNTMKVLEEKQISVEYLHGGNTLSLGELSVQVLAPLSVLDTTNDNSIVLLLTFGQTRFLLMGDAEADEELVLLSSGLNLSADVLKVGHHGSKTSSTAAFLAAVTPKYAAVSVEDSNYELPNRQVMDRLNRFSAVVGRTDVSGTLLYCSDGTSVTYQTER, encoded by the coding sequence ATGAAGCCACAAACGACCATAGGGGAATCCCGGAAAAAGCATTTATTTTTGACCGGTCTGGCGGTATTTCTGCTCTGCCTGGGTCTTTTGCCCGCTTTCCTTCCCGGAGGGTATTCCGCTTGGTGGCGGCAGGTTTATTCTGCCACAGGATTGTCCGACTTTTCCAGTATTGCAGACGATTTTCCTATGTCGATGCATGTGCTGGAGGTTGGGAAGGCCGACTCCATTCTGGTGGAGTGCCAGGGAAAATATCTTCTGGTGGATGGCGGAACGCCGGATCAGTCTGAGAAGGTAAACCGTTATCTGGCTAGACGTGGGGTGACGACTCTTGATTATGTTATTAATACGCACCCGGACAGCGACCACATCGGCGGGCTTGGCGGAGTGGTCAAGGAATTTTCAGTCGGCCGCTATTTCATGCCGCAGTTGCCGGCAAAGCTAATCCCGTCAGATTTTGCCTATTCCAATACGATGAAGGTTTTGGAAGAAAAGCAGATATCGGTAGAGTATCTGCATGGCGGCAATACTTTGAGCCTGGGAGAGCTGTCCGTTCAGGTTCTAGCGCCACTCTCAGTGCTGGATACCACAAACGACAATTCCATTGTGTTGCTGCTTACGTTTGGCCAAACCCGATTTTTGCTGATGGGCGATGCGGAAGCCGATGAGGAGTTGGTGCTTTTGTCTTCGGGGCTGAATCTGAGCGCAGACGTGCTTAAGGTGGGGCACCACGGCAGCAAAACCTCCAGCACGGCAGCTTTTTTAGCTGCCGTAACACCAAAATATGCCGCGGTTTCTGTGGAAGACAGCAATTATGAGCTGCCGAACCGCCAGGTTATGGATCGTCTGAACCGTTTTTCCGCCGTTGTGGGGCGTACTGATGTCAGTGGTACGTTGCTGTACTGTAGTGACGGAACAAGCGTTACCTATCAAACAGAAAGGTGA
- a CDS encoding DUF3006 domain-containing protein produces the protein MKNLIVDRFEGMYAICEDAEKKFFAIELSELPKEVREGDVLEINEDGILSVNAEKTAERRSQIGRKQDSLWGS, from the coding sequence ATGAAAAATTTGATTGTCGACCGTTTCGAGGGCATGTATGCCATCTGCGAGGACGCAGAAAAAAAATTCTTTGCTATTGAGCTGTCAGAGCTCCCGAAAGAGGTGCGTGAGGGGGATGTGCTGGAAATCAATGAGGATGGAATCCTTTCAGTGAATGCGGAAAAAACGGCGGAGCGCCGCAGCCAGATTGGCCGCAAGCAGGATTCTCTGTGGGGGTCATGA